CGATTTTCTGTTTGTATTTCTGGTGGCATATTATCTTTACACTTTTCCATAACAAACGGGCATCTACCTGCAAACTTACATCCTTTTCTCATGTACTCTTCTGTTTCCAACTCTTTTATACTTATCCGTTCTGTCCATTTCTTTTTCGGATCTGGTTCAGGTATCGATTCTTTCAGCATCTGTGTGTATGGGTGTTTCGGGTTCATCAGTACATCTTCCACCGCACCCATCTCTATTATGTTTCCTCTGAACATTATCCCTATCCTGTCACTTACGTAGTATGCGGTTGCTAAATCATGCGTTATGTACAACACACTTACATTGTACTTGTCTTTTAAATCTTTGAATAAGTTCACTATCGACATCCTCAACGATGCATCCACCATCGATACCGGTTCATCCGCTACCAACAACGATGGTGTCGTTATGAGCGATCGGGCTACCGATATCCTTTGTAGTTGCCCTCCTGAAAACTCGTTGGGGTACCTTCCTTTTACTTCCGTTATACCTAATCCTACCGCCTTTAGTGCTTCTTCTACCCTTTTACCATTCCCGTTCTTTGTTATCCCGTATTGTTTCGCTGTGTCGTATAGGTATCTGTCTACCTTCCTCAACGGATTGAATGTTTCAAAAGGGTTTTGAAATACCGATTGTACTTCTTTCATGAACTCTTTTTTCTCTTCCCATTTTTTTAGGTTTACTATGTCTTTGCCTTTGTAGTACACTTCACCTTGTGTTGGTTCAAGAAATCCTAGCAGCATCTTTGAAACTGTCGATTTCCCACATCCACTTTCCCCTGCAAGTGTGAATATTTCATTTTTGTATATGTGAAAGTTCACATCGTCTACCGCTAGTAATTTGCTTCTTGCAAATCCCCCTCCTACTATGAATACCTTTTGTAGCTTTTTCGTTTCCAACAACTTTTCTTGTGTATTTATTGCCGTTTTATTTTCTTGCATCTTCCACACGCTCCTTTGAGTTCAAAAAACAGGCTGATTTGTGTCCGTCACTTATCTCAACGAGTTGTGGACGTTCCTTTTTACATATTTCCATCGCATATGGACATCGTGGATGGAATGGACATCCTTGTGGTAGGTTCGCTAATGAGGGGGGTGATCCAGGTGCACTGACCTTGTAACTTTTGTCTCCCATCTTTGGTAGTGAGCCTATTAGAAATTTTGTGTATGGATGTAGCGGGTTTTCGAATATCTCATCCGTTTTCCCTTCTTCTACAAACATCCCTGCGTACATTATCCCCATCCTGTCCGTTATGTTCGCATGTACAGCCATGTCGTGGGTTACCAGTATTATCGTGTTTTTTTGCATTTTTTGTATGTCTTTTAGTAATTGGATTACCGCCCTTTGCGCTACTACATCCAACGCCGTTGTAGGTTCGTCCGCTACTATGATCCTTGGATTGAGTATCGTTGCTAAGGCTATCGTCGTCCTTTGCCTCATCCCTCCAGATAGTTGGTGTGGGTATGATTTTAGTACCCTTAGCGGTAATCCCAAGGCGGTTAAGTGTTTCTTCAGTGGTTCTTCAAATTCTTTTTCTTCATCTTTTATCTTTTTGTGTGAGGTCACAAAGTCTTTGAATGATTCTTTTATCCTTATTATCGGATTCAACGCACTCATCGATCCTTGCGGTATGTACGATATGAATTGCCATCTTAATTTCCTGTATTCTTCTTGACTCATTTTGGTTATGTCTATCTCTTTTCCTTCCACTTCGTAGTATATCTTTCCATCTACTATCCTCAGTGGCGGTTCGGCTAAACCACATATCGTTTTTAGAAATGTGCTTTTCCCACATCCGCTTTCCCCTGCTATCCCGTATATTTCATCTTCTTGTATCTTTATACTTACATCGTTGACCGCTTTTACTTCTTTTTTCTCTTCTTGCATTTCAAATATGTAATACGATTTTAGTTTTTCTGTTTTTAATACTTCCAACCTTTTCACTCCTTCGCCTTACCGATTCTTTGTATCCTTGTTCTTGGGTCTAAGTATTCACTTAGACTTGTTGAGAGTAGGTACAAGGCTACGAACAAGAAGATCGATATTATTACAGGTGTTAGTATCCACCACCAGTATCCCAGTAGCATCGCTTGGTAGTTTACCGCCCAGTGTATCATCGTTCCTATCGTTGGTATTTCTGTGTTGGATAAGCCTAATACCGATAACGTTACTTCCATCCCTACCGCCCATATCATGTTGTTTATCAACGTCGAAAATATTATCGGTATTATGAATGGAAAGTATTCTTTTATTACCAGGTTGAACGTTCTTGTCCCCGATAGTATTGATGTGTATGTGAATTCCCTTTCCCTTAGACTTAGTATTTGTGATCGTATTACCCGGGCATCCCACGCCCATCCAAATAGACTTAGTATGAGTCCTAATAGTACCATCGTTAAGTTTTCCCTTATTACCGATGCTATCAGTATCAGAATCGGTAAGAGCGGCATTACTACAAAACTGTCGTTTATCGACATCAGTACTTTGTCGGTTTTTCCACCTTTGTACCCCGATACTAATCCCATTATTATCGCTATCACCCTCGATATTCCTGAGGCTATTAACGCTATTGTTAGTGAGTTCCTTATCGCAAATGTAGATTGCCAGAATAGGTCTTGCCCTTGCGATGTCGTTCCGAATATGTGTGGCCAACTGGGTGGTTTGTCCCTAGCTACCATGTTCCACCTTAGTGGATCGTATGGCGAGAAGAATGAGAGTATTGACATGAAGGCTAAAATACATATTACTATGAACGCAAATCTGAACCTTCCATCTTTCATTAGTTCTTTGAATCCTTCCAACATTATCACCTCATCTGTACCTTACTCTTGGGTCAAAGAGTGGATATATTAGATCTATTATGAGCGTTGCTGACGCTATCCCTATTACCGATAACGAGACTACCCCTATTATTAGGTTGTAGTCGTTTGAGTTTATCGCTCCGTATAGTAACGTTCCTATCCCTGGATAGGCGAATACTATTTCTGTTATCAATGCCCCTCCAAAGATTTGCCCTAAAGATAGCGCTAAGTTGGTTACTTGCGGTAATAATCCGTTCCTGAATACGTATTTGAAGGCTATCTTTGATTCTTTTAGCC
This DNA window, taken from Petrotoga miotherma DSM 10691, encodes the following:
- a CDS encoding ABC transporter ATP-binding protein — translated: MEVLKTEKLKSYYIFEMQEEKKEVKAVNDVSIKIQEDEIYGIAGESGCGKSTFLKTICGLAEPPLRIVDGKIYYEVEGKEIDITKMSQEEYRKLRWQFISYIPQGSMSALNPIIRIKESFKDFVTSHKKIKDEEKEFEEPLKKHLTALGLPLRVLKSYPHQLSGGMRQRTTIALATILNPRIIVADEPTTALDVVAQRAVIQLLKDIQKMQKNTIILVTHDMAVHANITDRMGIMYAGMFVEEGKTDEIFENPLHPYTKFLIGSLPKMGDKSYKVSAPGSPPSLANLPQGCPFHPRCPYAMEICKKERPQLVEISDGHKSACFLNSKERVEDARK
- a CDS encoding ABC transporter permease, which codes for MLEGFKELMKDGRFRFAFIVICILAFMSILSFFSPYDPLRWNMVARDKPPSWPHIFGTTSQGQDLFWQSTFAIRNSLTIALIASGISRVIAIIMGLVSGYKGGKTDKVLMSINDSFVVMPLLPILILIASVIRENLTMVLLGLILSLFGWAWDARVIRSQILSLREREFTYTSILSGTRTFNLVIKEYFPFIIPIIFSTLINNMIWAVGMEVTLSVLGLSNTEIPTIGTMIHWAVNYQAMLLGYWWWILTPVIISIFLFVALYLLSTSLSEYLDPRTRIQRIGKAKE
- a CDS encoding ABC transporter ATP-binding protein; this translates as MQENKTAINTQEKLLETKKLQKVFIVGGGFARSKLLAVDDVNFHIYKNEIFTLAGESGCGKSTVSKMLLGFLEPTQGEVYYKGKDIVNLKKWEEKKEFMKEVQSVFQNPFETFNPLRKVDRYLYDTAKQYGITKNGNGKRVEEALKAVGLGITEVKGRYPNEFSGGQLQRISVARSLITTPSLLVADEPVSMVDASLRMSIVNLFKDLKDKYNVSVLYITHDLATAYYVSDRIGIMFRGNIIEMGAVEDVLMNPKHPYTQMLKESIPEPDPKKKWTERISIKELETEEYMRKGCKFAGRCPFVMEKCKDNMPPEIQTENR